A genome region from Fodinibius salicampi includes the following:
- a CDS encoding DUF5916 domain-containing protein, translating into MHSDSFEQEIVPFIVNRLCVCVVILFLMPTGLLFAQNSLPSVSAYQVESSISVDGRLDEVVWQQAEAVSGFRQFEPREGDNASQSTEVRVLYGNGSIYIGAILYDDEPQKIEQTLGRRDEYNRADWFLVSIDSYFDRRTAYSFGVNAAGVQFDAFRTGGGGGPTPGMDTSWDAVWYSSANVTDQGWIVEMEIPYSMLRFSEEELQTWGIHFSRRIPRQGEESEWPLIPRTERENLVARFGRLTEIRNIKPRPNIQVTPYSLGRLNTYESETNPGELATQSSMDVGGDIKIGLGPNITMDATVNPDFGQVESDPAVLNLTAFETFYDERRPFFLEGASIYEFSVGPGELLYTRRIGASDPIIGATKISGRTAKGLSFGVLGATTGDDFSPTRNSGVARMSQQLGDFSSAGGMLTVFDGPNKQDEGRIQSLSGGADWDLRMLDNRYGIEGFTAFTHRNWTTENRDAQTGFAGKMWMRKRQGVINGFAGVDVFSDQFNPNELGQLRENNFIATLSEIEYQINGGQPFGSFQRANVNVFGLQQFSYQEKLDLGLNLDIESQWILESFQQFEVGTSFENIFGGYDLYETRGLGPWARPSSIEFVSELETDDRRNWEVEPEVAYTITSDGGRGYSMGLRADWDAGSRLSLSGNLEGEWENNVTAWVSNESFRSVDGGWQIGQESASPDQLDNDDYVNFNDEGMLNNILSDVEPYDTGQYYVPVFGGRDTRSLDFTLRGTVTFTPDLSLQLYSQLFLARGHFEKFRILQNPDQLAGFDPYPKRNDFTLNSLQSNVVLRWEYRPGSTLFLVWTQGRSQRNQQNPLAPQTPSPYNRSIGDRIGDTFDIFPQNVFLAKIKYTFLY; encoded by the coding sequence ATGCATTCTGATAGTTTTGAACAGGAAATTGTACCATTTATAGTCAATAGGTTATGCGTCTGTGTGGTGATATTATTTCTTATGCCCACCGGCCTTCTGTTTGCCCAAAATTCGCTCCCCTCGGTTTCAGCATATCAGGTAGAATCCTCTATTTCCGTTGATGGGAGACTTGATGAAGTGGTCTGGCAACAGGCCGAAGCCGTATCGGGATTCCGGCAATTTGAACCCAGGGAAGGGGACAACGCCTCCCAATCTACAGAGGTACGTGTTCTTTATGGTAATGGTAGTATTTATATAGGAGCTATATTATATGACGATGAGCCTCAAAAAATTGAACAAACATTAGGCCGGCGTGATGAATACAACAGAGCAGATTGGTTCTTGGTATCCATTGATTCCTATTTTGATCGAAGAACAGCCTATAGCTTCGGGGTCAATGCTGCAGGGGTACAGTTCGATGCATTTCGTACCGGAGGGGGTGGAGGCCCAACACCGGGCATGGATACTTCCTGGGATGCTGTCTGGTACTCCAGTGCAAATGTAACTGATCAAGGATGGATAGTTGAGATGGAAATCCCTTACAGCATGTTACGCTTCTCAGAGGAAGAGCTTCAAACGTGGGGAATTCATTTTTCCCGCCGCATTCCTCGCCAGGGAGAAGAGTCAGAATGGCCCCTAATTCCACGAACTGAACGGGAAAATCTGGTAGCCCGTTTTGGTCGTTTGACAGAAATTAGAAACATAAAGCCCAGGCCCAATATACAGGTTACTCCCTATTCACTTGGACGACTCAATACTTACGAAAGTGAGACTAATCCGGGGGAACTGGCCACCCAATCTAGCATGGATGTTGGCGGCGACATTAAAATTGGGTTAGGTCCAAATATTACCATGGATGCAACTGTTAATCCGGACTTTGGACAAGTAGAATCTGACCCCGCAGTTCTAAACCTGACAGCCTTTGAAACCTTCTATGATGAACGTCGTCCGTTCTTTTTGGAAGGGGCTAGTATCTACGAGTTTTCGGTAGGACCGGGTGAGCTGCTTTACACAAGAAGAATCGGGGCTAGTGATCCCATTATTGGAGCTACGAAGATTTCTGGACGGACTGCAAAAGGCCTCTCTTTTGGTGTTTTAGGAGCTACTACCGGAGATGATTTTTCTCCAACCCGTAATTCCGGAGTGGCTCGTATGAGTCAGCAACTGGGAGATTTTTCCAGTGCAGGAGGGATGCTTACCGTTTTTGACGGGCCAAATAAACAGGATGAGGGGCGGATACAGTCCCTGTCGGGTGGAGCTGATTGGGATCTTCGAATGCTTGATAACCGATATGGCATTGAAGGGTTTACAGCATTTACTCACCGTAACTGGACGACAGAAAACCGGGATGCCCAGACCGGTTTTGCAGGCAAGATGTGGATGAGAAAGCGGCAGGGAGTAATTAATGGCTTTGCAGGAGTTGATGTATTCAGCGACCAATTTAATCCCAATGAGTTGGGTCAACTTCGCGAAAATAATTTCATTGCCACTCTGAGTGAAATTGAATATCAAATTAATGGAGGTCAGCCATTTGGATCTTTTCAACGTGCAAATGTAAATGTGTTTGGGCTTCAACAATTTTCTTATCAGGAGAAATTAGATCTTGGCTTAAACTTGGATATAGAATCTCAATGGATATTGGAAAGCTTTCAGCAATTTGAAGTAGGTACATCATTTGAGAATATTTTCGGCGGCTACGATCTCTATGAGACAAGAGGTCTTGGTCCCTGGGCTCGTCCCTCGAGTATTGAATTCGTATCAGAACTTGAGACGGATGACCGGCGGAACTGGGAAGTAGAACCGGAAGTAGCCTATACCATAACAAGTGACGGTGGCCGAGGCTATAGCATGGGTTTGCGTGCCGACTGGGATGCCGGAAGCCGGTTATCTTTATCCGGAAACCTGGAAGGGGAATGGGAAAACAATGTTACGGCTTGGGTATCGAACGAATCTTTTAGAAGCGTAGACGGGGGATGGCAAATCGGACAAGAATCAGCATCCCCCGATCAGCTGGATAATGATGACTATGTCAATTTTAATGACGAAGGAATGCTTAACAACATTTTATCTGATGTAGAGCCTTACGATACAGGTCAATATTATGTTCCTGTCTTTGGAGGCCGGGATACGCGCTCTCTCGATTTTACATTGCGAGGCACCGTAACCTTCACACCGGATCTTTCATTACAACTCTATAGTCAGCTGTTCCTGGCGCGCGGACATTTTGAAAAGTTCCGAATCCTGCAAAACCCGGATCAGCTAGCCGGGTTTGATCCGTATCCCAAAAGGAACGATTTTACATTAAACAGTTTACAGTCAAATGTGGTGCTGCGATGGGAATATCGTCCGGGATCCACCCTCTTTTTAGTCTGGACACAAGGAAGAAGTCAACGAAACCAGCAAAACCCACTGGCTCCCCAAACACCTTCACCCTACAATAGGTCGATAGGAGATCGCATAGGTGATACTTTTGATATATTCCCTCAGAATGTGTTTCTGGCTAAAATAAAATATACCTTCTTGTATTAA
- a CDS encoding NYN domain-containing protein translates to MKKVALFVDVQNIYYTNREAFSCNFDYNTFWDRATSNREVLKAYAYAIHRDDEKQKQFQNILRGIGFEVKLKPFIQRSDGSAKGDWDVGITIDVMEWAQKADIIVLASGDGDFALLADKVKEDYDVTMEVYGVEQLTAASLINAASKFIPIKKDLLLK, encoded by the coding sequence ATGAAAAAAGTAGCCCTGTTTGTGGATGTACAGAATATCTATTACACCAATCGGGAAGCCTTTAGCTGTAATTTTGATTACAATACTTTCTGGGATCGGGCTACCTCGAACCGGGAAGTGTTGAAGGCTTATGCCTATGCCATCCACCGGGATGACGAGAAGCAAAAGCAGTTCCAGAACATCCTCCGTGGGATCGGTTTCGAAGTAAAACTGAAGCCTTTCATACAGCGAAGTGACGGCTCAGCAAAAGGAGACTGGGATGTGGGAATTACCATTGATGTCATGGAGTGGGCCCAAAAAGCAGATATTATCGTACTGGCCTCTGGAGACGGCGACTTTGCCCTGCTCGCGGATAAAGTAAAAGAAGATTATGACGTAACGATGGAGGTATATGGAGTAGAGCAGCTTACGGCAGCCTCGCTCATTAATGCGGCAAGCAAATTTATTCCCATTAAAAAGGACCTATTACTAAAATAA
- a CDS encoding M3 family metallopeptidase produces the protein MRIPSLFIILLAGSLLLSACSKTDSQSRKMTDNPLFSPSSLPFEAPDFDAINVEHFRPAFEAGMEEEIKEIEAIASNPESPTFENTIVAMEKSGALLRRTQSVFYNLTSAHTNDKIQEIQKEMAPKLSAHSDDILLNAKLYERIKTLYEGRDELDLDESSLKLLEDTHRDFVRAGAQLTEDEKQRMREINERISTLTTEFQENLLELTKERAVVVDDRKKLDGLSEDRIAAAKEAAAERGHDNQYLLTITNTTRVPILKELNDRELRQRIWEASAYRGIGENGGIDNRPIILDLAELRAERAELLGYENHAAYKLEPQTAKTPEAALDMLTDLVPPVINNTEQEAEAIEEMMRKEGIEEEVKPWDWNYYAEKVRQAEYNIDQSEVRPYFELDRVLKDGVFYTMNKLFGISFEERHDLPVYHPDVRVFNVYNEDDSQIGLFYADYFERDSKRGGAWMNSFVSQSHLLDKKPVIVNVMNIPKPAEGEPALISFDNVTTMFHEMGHAVHGLFSDVKYPSQSGTSVPRDFVEFPSTFEEDWAIQPEVLENYAVHYETGEQIPQDLLDKVIAARDFNQGFDTQEYLAATMLDMEWHLLGTEDIPEDMQAFENKALAKYNLDMEAVPPRYKSPYFAHIFSGGYAANYYAYIWSEVLAADAFAYMQEEGGLERENGDRFRQYILSQGGSQEAMELYQEYRGQEPDVKHLLERRGLNTDR, from the coding sequence ATGAGAATTCCATCACTTTTTATCATACTGCTGGCAGGTAGTCTATTGTTATCGGCCTGTAGCAAAACCGATAGTCAATCAAGAAAAATGACCGATAATCCCCTGTTTTCCCCGAGTTCACTCCCCTTTGAAGCACCTGATTTCGATGCAATTAATGTTGAACATTTTCGTCCTGCATTTGAAGCAGGCATGGAGGAAGAAATCAAAGAGATAGAGGCCATCGCTTCTAATCCCGAATCTCCCACTTTTGAAAACACAATTGTGGCCATGGAGAAAAGCGGGGCGCTTTTGCGTCGCACACAATCGGTGTTTTACAACCTGACCTCAGCCCATACGAATGACAAAATACAGGAGATTCAAAAGGAAATGGCGCCCAAGCTGTCAGCCCATTCCGATGATATACTGCTGAATGCCAAGCTTTATGAACGGATAAAAACCCTCTATGAAGGGCGTGATGAACTCGATCTGGATGAATCCTCACTGAAACTACTGGAAGACACACATCGCGATTTTGTACGTGCCGGTGCTCAACTAACCGAAGATGAAAAGCAGCGCATGCGTGAAATCAATGAACGAATCTCTACGCTGACTACGGAGTTTCAAGAGAATTTGCTTGAATTAACCAAGGAGCGAGCCGTAGTGGTAGATGATAGAAAAAAACTAGACGGACTCAGTGAAGACCGTATTGCTGCTGCTAAAGAAGCCGCCGCCGAACGCGGTCACGACAATCAGTATCTGCTTACCATTACCAATACCACCCGGGTGCCCATTCTAAAGGAATTAAATGACCGGGAATTGAGACAGCGAATCTGGGAGGCTTCTGCCTACCGCGGTATCGGTGAAAATGGCGGTATTGATAACCGCCCGATTATCCTGGATCTGGCCGAATTACGTGCAGAAAGAGCCGAATTGCTGGGCTATGAAAACCATGCCGCATATAAATTAGAGCCTCAGACCGCAAAGACACCTGAGGCTGCGCTTGACATGCTCACCGACCTGGTTCCACCGGTTATTAATAATACCGAACAGGAAGCAGAAGCTATCGAAGAGATGATGAGGAAGGAAGGTATTGAGGAAGAAGTGAAGCCGTGGGACTGGAACTACTACGCTGAGAAGGTCCGCCAGGCCGAATATAATATCGATCAATCGGAGGTTCGTCCTTATTTTGAGTTAGACCGTGTGTTAAAAGATGGAGTATTCTATACGATGAATAAGCTCTTTGGGATTAGTTTTGAAGAACGCCATGATCTTCCCGTCTACCATCCCGATGTTCGTGTATTTAACGTCTATAATGAAGATGATTCACAGATCGGACTTTTTTACGCCGATTACTTTGAGCGCGATTCTAAGCGTGGTGGAGCTTGGATGAATTCCTTTGTGTCACAGTCGCATCTGCTCGATAAGAAGCCAGTCATCGTGAATGTAATGAATATTCCAAAGCCGGCCGAAGGCGAACCTGCCCTCATCAGTTTTGACAATGTAACTACTATGTTCCATGAAATGGGACACGCAGTACACGGACTCTTTTCGGATGTAAAATATCCCTCTCAGTCTGGTACATCGGTTCCTCGTGATTTCGTGGAGTTTCCTTCTACTTTTGAAGAGGACTGGGCCATCCAGCCCGAAGTACTGGAAAATTACGCTGTTCATTACGAAACCGGAGAACAGATCCCGCAGGATCTCCTTGACAAGGTTATTGCCGCACGCGACTTCAACCAGGGTTTTGATACCCAGGAATACCTGGCAGCTACCATGCTGGATATGGAGTGGCATCTGCTGGGTACGGAAGATATTCCTGAAGATATGCAGGCATTTGAAAATAAAGCTCTTGCCAAATATAATCTGGATATGGAAGCAGTACCTCCACGGTACAAGTCGCCCTACTTCGCACATATCTTTTCGGGAGGTTATGCGGCCAACTACTACGCCTATATTTGGAGTGAGGTCCTTGCTGCCGATGCTTTTGCATATATGCAGGAAGAAGGTGGACTTGAAAGAGAAAACGGCGATCGTTTTCGACAGTATATTCTATCACAGGGTGGCAGCCAGGAAGCAATGGAGCTCTATCAAGAATATCGCGGCCAGGAACCGGATGTGAAGCATCTCCTGGAAAGAAGGGGGCTCAACACGGACCGGTAA
- the nusB gene encoding transcription antitermination factor NusB — translation MGLVSKNKYFIHLAFSCRVGFVFLSFLKFSPIYSMSQRRKARKAVLQALYANAISKGKWTHITNSVLKPRLKDDKENFKFAERLFLKAVNNSETVDEIIQNHINNWKIERLNTIDRLILEMAITEFLFFEEIPPKVTINEAIEIAKKFSTKQSGNFVNGILDSALEQLQKDGRINKKGRGLIETSLN, via the coding sequence TTGGGGCTAGTTAGCAAGAATAAATATTTCATTCATTTAGCTTTCAGCTGTAGAGTAGGTTTTGTATTTTTAAGCTTCCTGAAATTTTCGCCAATATATAGTATGTCTCAACGAAGAAAAGCAAGAAAAGCAGTTTTGCAAGCACTCTATGCCAATGCAATTAGTAAAGGCAAGTGGACTCATATTACAAATTCAGTGCTTAAACCCAGGCTCAAGGATGATAAAGAAAATTTTAAATTTGCAGAGCGCCTGTTTTTAAAAGCAGTTAATAATAGTGAAACGGTTGATGAGATTATTCAAAATCATATTAATAACTGGAAAATAGAGCGTTTGAACACTATCGACCGTCTTATTCTCGAGATGGCTATTACAGAATTTCTTTTCTTTGAGGAAATCCCTCCAAAGGTAACAATTAATGAGGCGATTGAGATCGCCAAAAAGTTTTCAACGAAACAATCTGGGAATTTTGTAAATGGTATTCTGGATTCCGCCCTTGAACAGCTCCAAAAAGACGGTAGAATTAATAAAAAGGGCAGGGGCCTCATTGAAACCTCTTTAAATTAG
- a CDS encoding metallophosphoesterase family protein, whose amino-acid sequence MKKKKYIAIGDVHGCAESLKALIEKLDDFGNRSFVFLGDYIDRGPSSREVVDYLLDFKEEADCIFLRGNHEQMMLDAIDEGDTSLWIMNGGRETIDSYERDGKRFKLSKAHRKFYEQTKFYYETDDYFFVHAGLSPDKTIAESLNDEQEIDKFLWERSHLNSMDKPWEKTVIFGHTPRPEPVQDSKMIGIDTGCVYQRVGYGKLTAVKLPEKEFIQQECIDEKYLN is encoded by the coding sequence GTGAAAAAAAAGAAGTATATTGCTATTGGAGATGTACATGGTTGCGCAGAATCACTTAAGGCTTTAATAGAAAAGTTGGATGATTTTGGTAACCGTTCTTTTGTGTTTTTGGGAGACTATATAGATCGGGGGCCAAGCTCACGCGAAGTCGTTGACTATCTGCTTGATTTTAAGGAAGAGGCAGATTGTATCTTTTTGAGAGGTAATCATGAGCAGATGATGCTCGATGCCATTGATGAGGGGGATACGAGTTTATGGATTATGAATGGAGGAAGAGAAACTATTGATTCGTATGAACGAGATGGAAAGCGCTTTAAGCTTTCAAAGGCCCATCGAAAGTTTTATGAGCAGACAAAATTTTATTACGAGACGGACGATTACTTCTTTGTGCATGCAGGGCTTTCGCCCGACAAAACTATTGCAGAATCCCTCAATGACGAGCAAGAAATCGATAAATTCTTGTGGGAGCGTTCTCATCTCAATTCCATGGATAAGCCTTGGGAAAAGACCGTGATCTTTGGTCATACTCCCCGACCCGAACCCGTACAGGATTCCAAAATGATTGGTATAGACACCGGTTGTGTGTACCAACGCGTTGGATATGGCAAGCTGACCGCAGTAAAACTGCCGGAAAAGGAATTTATTCAGCAGGAATGTATAGATGAAAAGTACTTAAACTAA
- the ychF gene encoding redox-regulated ATPase YchF: MSLRCGIVGLPNVGKSTLFNALSDAGADAANFPFCTIDPNIGVVPVPDKRLDNLYEIVGSEEKIPTSVEFVDIAGLVKGASEGKGKGNAFLSHIREVDLIVHVVRCFDDENVIHVEGDVNPTRDVHIIEDELILKDLESVEKRLESLKRDAKSGEKEDLKRMEVVQRLKEHLENGNAARTFDAKEEEQQAYRELFLLSDKPVLYACNVSEDDLDSGNQWVDEVQEIADRFNDEVVTFCAKIEEEIAELDEDEKQAFLEELGVESGGLERLIRAAYKELGLITYFTTGPKETRAWTVRKGAKAPEAAGVIHSDFERGFIRAETVSYKKYKELGSEKAVKNAGEMRQEGKDYVVQDGDVMLFRFNV; encoded by the coding sequence ATGAGCTTACGATGTGGAATTGTAGGACTACCTAATGTGGGTAAGTCCACACTTTTTAATGCCCTTAGCGATGCGGGAGCTGACGCCGCTAATTTTCCTTTTTGTACTATTGACCCAAATATTGGAGTTGTTCCCGTACCGGATAAACGATTGGATAACCTTTATGAGATTGTCGGATCAGAGGAAAAGATCCCGACCAGTGTTGAATTCGTAGATATCGCTGGATTGGTAAAAGGGGCCTCTGAAGGAAAGGGGAAGGGCAATGCTTTTCTTTCTCATATCCGGGAAGTGGATTTGATTGTTCATGTTGTCCGCTGTTTTGATGATGAAAATGTGATTCACGTGGAAGGCGATGTCAATCCGACGCGTGATGTGCATATCATTGAAGATGAACTTATATTGAAAGACCTCGAATCCGTTGAGAAACGCCTCGAGAGTCTAAAACGGGATGCAAAAAGCGGCGAGAAAGAAGATCTGAAGCGCATGGAAGTAGTGCAACGCCTAAAGGAACATCTCGAAAATGGAAATGCAGCACGGACCTTTGATGCCAAAGAAGAGGAGCAGCAAGCCTACAGGGAGCTTTTTTTGTTATCCGATAAACCGGTTTTATATGCCTGTAACGTATCAGAAGACGACTTGGATAGCGGAAATCAATGGGTTGATGAGGTCCAGGAAATCGCTGATCGCTTTAATGACGAGGTGGTTACTTTTTGTGCTAAAATTGAAGAAGAAATTGCTGAACTTGATGAAGATGAAAAACAGGCCTTTCTTGAAGAACTAGGAGTGGAAAGCGGGGGACTTGAGCGGCTGATTCGTGCTGCTTATAAAGAATTGGGACTTATTACCTACTTTACCACTGGGCCTAAAGAAACTCGTGCCTGGACTGTCAGAAAAGGGGCAAAAGCTCCGGAAGCTGCAGGAGTGATCCATAGCGACTTCGAGCGAGGATTTATTCGTGCTGAAACAGTCAGTTACAAAAAATATAAGGAACTGGGTTCTGAAAAGGCCGTCAAAAATGCCGGTGAGATGCGTCAGGAAGGCAAGGATTATGTGGTACAGGATGGGGATGTAATGCTCTTCCGTTTTAATGTATAA
- a CDS encoding SPOR domain-containing protein, with amino-acid sequence MKTFSGYLYLTIAIAFMVLLTSCSTMRPSGNDSGGPDLEDEEVSTEEDMEALERLLTQHRSSLADINETNEELEIPPIFTQNPEDSAISNPYQGFRVQLISTRNVETADSVATEFEDWVQEEVPQYQAPTYVFFKQPYYRVHVGDFQSRSKAIGFTRLVKKGYPEAWMVPDRIDPANVPADSVSFAAEDSSETSINDYQLN; translated from the coding sequence ATGAAAACTTTTTCAGGCTACTTATACTTAACCATTGCAATTGCTTTTATGGTCCTTCTAACTTCCTGTTCTACCATGCGACCGTCCGGGAATGATTCCGGCGGACCTGATTTAGAAGATGAGGAAGTTTCTACTGAAGAGGATATGGAAGCGTTGGAGCGATTGTTAACCCAACACAGGAGTTCCCTTGCTGACATCAATGAAACCAATGAAGAACTGGAAATTCCTCCGATCTTTACTCAAAATCCAGAGGATTCAGCAATAAGTAATCCCTATCAAGGATTTCGTGTTCAGCTCATTTCTACCCGAAATGTAGAAACAGCAGATTCCGTTGCGACCGAATTTGAGGATTGGGTGCAGGAAGAAGTTCCGCAATACCAGGCTCCGACCTACGTCTTTTTCAAGCAGCCCTATTACAGGGTACATGTGGGGGACTTTCAAAGCCGCTCCAAAGCAATAGGGTTTACCCGGTTGGTAAAAAAAGGATATCCTGAAGCCTGGATGGTTCCCGATCGTATTGACCCCGCTAATGTTCCGGCGGATAGCGTCAGCTTTGCGGCAGAAGATTCGTCAGAGACCAGTATTAATGATTACCAACTAAATTAA
- a CDS encoding aldehyde dehydrogenase family protein: MSNRIEVLKTYKTYIGGNFPRTESGRYYKVYDGNGNILANACQCSRKDVRDAVVAARSTVEGWSNRTAYNRGQILYRIAEMLETRKAQFIEELETIGYKSKGAKAEVNDSIDRLIYYAGWADKYQQVFGTINPVASSHFNFSMPEPTGVVNVWAPEEQPLLGLISVITPVIVGGNTCVVLASEQYPLCAVSFAEVLNSSDVPGGVVNILTGFREELLEHMTTHMDVNAFFYTDPDIDQDQRKQIDENGALNLKHIVRKPVENWQDKETQSPYFITEFQETKTTWHPVGY; encoded by the coding sequence ATGTCAAATAGAATTGAAGTATTGAAAACATATAAAACCTACATAGGCGGTAATTTTCCCCGTACCGAGTCGGGGCGCTACTATAAAGTCTATGACGGCAATGGCAATATTCTGGCCAATGCCTGCCAGTGCTCGCGTAAAGATGTTCGCGATGCTGTTGTAGCCGCTCGATCGACCGTAGAAGGCTGGAGCAACCGAACCGCTTATAACCGCGGACAAATTCTCTACCGTATTGCAGAAATGCTCGAAACACGTAAGGCTCAATTTATTGAGGAATTGGAAACCATCGGCTATAAAAGCAAGGGCGCAAAGGCCGAAGTTAATGACTCTATTGACCGGCTAATTTATTACGCCGGCTGGGCAGATAAATATCAGCAGGTATTCGGAACTATAAATCCTGTCGCCAGTTCACACTTTAACTTTTCAATGCCCGAGCCTACCGGTGTGGTTAATGTCTGGGCACCAGAAGAACAACCACTACTGGGACTAATTTCTGTGATTACTCCTGTAATTGTAGGTGGAAATACCTGTGTAGTTTTAGCTTCAGAACAATATCCACTCTGTGCTGTAAGCTTTGCTGAAGTATTAAACTCTTCAGATGTACCCGGTGGTGTTGTGAATATTTTAACAGGTTTCCGGGAAGAATTACTTGAACATATGACGACCCATATGGATGTTAATGCTTTCTTTTATACCGATCCTGATATTGATCAGGATCAGCGGAAACAAATTGACGAGAACGGGGCTTTAAATTTAAAACATATTGTAAGAAAACCCGTTGAAAACTGGCAGGATAAAGAAACACAATCCCCCTATTTTATCACTGAATTCCAAGAAACCAAAACAACCTGGCATCCGGTAGGATACTGA
- a CDS encoding aldehyde dehydrogenase family protein: MAEEQETAEQVEEETFKPSSPTSKLNFKDVWTYDDAPQSTDHAKIDDQYGHFIDGTFQEPVKGRYLPSINPATEEELSSIAEGTQQDVDKAVKSARKAYTKIWSKIDASERGKYVFRLARLIQERAREFAIIESLDGGKPIRESRDVDIPLAAAHFFYYAGWADKLDYAFPGKKAHSLGVAGQIIPWNFPLLMLAWKVAPALATGNTVVLKPAETTSLTALKFAELCRDAGLPEGVVNIVTGTGQTGSLIVNHEDVDKIAFTGSTEVGKIIMKSLAGTDKKYTLELGGKGPNIIFEDAPVDQAVEGIINAIFFNQGHVCCAGSRLLVQEGIADRIIQKLRDRMETLIVGDPLDKNTDIGAINSEQQYNKINEYLELGVNEGAEMYQSSCTLPEQGYFCRPTLFTNVSQSSRIVREEIFGPVLTIQTFRTAEEGIEKANNTAYGLAGGVWTDKGSKIFKVGSKIRNGVVWANTYNHFDPTSPFGGYKESGKGREGGLQGLYPYVKLEN, encoded by the coding sequence ATGGCTGAAGAACAAGAAACTGCTGAACAGGTTGAGGAGGAGACGTTTAAGCCGAGTTCTCCAACATCGAAGCTAAATTTCAAAGATGTCTGGACCTACGATGATGCTCCCCAAAGTACTGATCATGCTAAAATAGATGACCAATACGGACATTTTATCGATGGTACTTTCCAGGAGCCAGTGAAGGGGCGGTACTTGCCTTCCATTAACCCTGCTACAGAAGAAGAACTCTCCTCTATAGCGGAAGGGACCCAGCAGGATGTAGATAAGGCTGTTAAATCTGCCCGCAAGGCCTATACCAAAATTTGGTCCAAGATTGACGCCTCTGAAAGAGGAAAATACGTTTTTCGCCTGGCCCGGTTGATTCAGGAACGTGCCCGTGAATTTGCTATCATTGAATCATTGGACGGCGGCAAGCCGATTCGTGAATCCCGGGACGTGGACATCCCCCTGGCAGCAGCTCATTTCTTCTACTATGCCGGATGGGCCGACAAACTTGACTACGCTTTTCCCGGGAAAAAAGCACATTCTCTGGGAGTAGCTGGACAAATTATTCCCTGGAACTTTCCCTTGCTGATGCTGGCCTGGAAGGTGGCTCCCGCCCTTGCCACAGGTAACACCGTAGTACTAAAACCCGCTGAAACCACCTCCCTGACCGCATTGAAATTTGCTGAACTTTGCCGGGATGCCGGACTTCCGGAAGGCGTTGTCAATATCGTTACCGGTACCGGACAAACCGGCTCGTTGATAGTGAACCATGAGGATGTTGATAAAATTGCCTTTACCGGATCAACGGAAGTTGGAAAAATTATTATGAAATCATTGGCCGGCACTGATAAAAAATATACGCTGGAACTGGGTGGCAAAGGTCCTAATATCATTTTTGAAGATGCCCCTGTCGACCAAGCCGTGGAGGGAATCATCAACGCTATCTTCTTCAACCAGGGACATGTTTGTTGCGCAGGTTCGCGGTTGCTGGTTCAGGAAGGAATCGCTGACCGGATTATCCAAAAGCTTCGTGACCGAATGGAAACACTGATTGTAGGGGATCCATTGGACAAAAATACAGATATCGGGGCTATTAACTCCGAGCAGCAGTACAACAAAATTAATGAATACCTTGAACTGGGAGTAAATGAAGGGGCCGAGATGTATCAGAGTTCTTGTACGCTTCCGGAACAGGGATATTTTTGTCGCCCTACCCTCTTTACAAATGTGAGTCAATCGAGCCGAATAGTTCGTGAAGAAATATTCGGTCCCGTATTAACTATCCAAACATTTAGAACAGCTGAGGAAGGTATTGAAAAAGCGAATAATACTGCCTATGGATTAGCTGGTGGAGTATGGACTGATAAAGGTTCCAAAATTTTTAAAGTGGGAAGTAAGATTCGCAATGGTGTGGTTTGGGCGAATACCTATAATCATTTTGATCCGACTTCACCTTTCGGTGGTTATAAAGAAAGCGGCAAAGGTCGTGAAGGTGGCCTGCAAGGATTGTACCCATATGTAAAACTAGAAAACTGA